The following are encoded together in the Fusarium keratoplasticum isolate Fu6.1 chromosome 1, whole genome shotgun sequence genome:
- a CDS encoding NEDD8-activating enzyme E1 catalytic subunit has translation MSVDTLEPAAAAAPASAADIEERRWKYLNHIRRNPGPYTDPDATGPEFLEQFDKFKVLVIGAGGLGCEILKNLAMSRFKNIHVIDMGPSATPSTATDMTISSRRSPDTIDISNLNRQFLFRKSDVGKYKAEVAAEFVQKRVKGVSITAHNNRIQDFDEEFYNQFQLIICGLDSIEARRWINAMLVSIAEEGKDPDAIKPLIDGGTEGFKGQARVIIPSITSCIECQLDMHAPRAAVPLCTIASIPRQPEHCIEWAHVIAWEQEKPFPKLDKDDPEHVTWLFQKALIRAQEFGISGVTYSLTQGTIKNIIPAIASTNAIIAAACCNEAFKIATGSAPCLGFESNYMMYSGNDSIYTYTFKHEKKDDCPVCGRQARPLEVDPKTTLQDLIDSFAVRPEAQLKKPSIRAESKTLYMQFPPGLEEQTRPNLSKSLNELGLEEGQEIVVTDPAFPLEFNFFLKFKTSS, from the exons ATGAGCGTCGATACTCTAgaacctgctgctgctgcggctccGGCTTCAGCGGCCGACATTGAAGAGAGACGATG GAAGTATCTCAACCACATCCGTCGAAATCCAGGCCCCTATACCGACCCCGATGCTACCGGTCCCGAGTTTCTCGAGCAGtttgacaagttcaaggtTCT CGTCAT CGGCGCTGGTGGCCTAGGATGCGAaatcctcaagaacctcgccaTGTCGCGATTCAAAAACATTCACGTAATAGACATGGGTCCGTCCGCCACCCCCTCCACCGCTACTGACATGACCATCAGCTCACGGCGCTCTCCAGATACCATCGACATCTCCAACCTGAACCGACAGTTCCTCTTCCGCAAGTCCGATGTCGGCAAgtacaaggccgaggtggcCGCCGAGTTCGTGCAGAAGAGGGTCAAGGGCGTGTCCATCACGGCGCACAACAACCGCATCCaggactttgacgaggagTTCTATAACCAgttccagctcatcatctgcggCCTGGACAGCATCGAGGCGCGTCGGTGGATCAACGCCATGCTGGTGTCCATCGCGGAGGAGGGTAAGGACCCCGATGCGATAAAGCCACTCATCGACGGCGGCACCGAGGGCTTCAAGGGCCAGGCCAGAGTCATCATACCATCCATAACCTCGTGCATCGAGTGCCAGCTGGACATGCACGCCCCACGTGCAGCTGTCCCGCTCTGCACCATCGCCTCGATCCCGCGCCAGCCCGAGCACTGCATCGAGTGGGCCCATGTCATTGCCTGGGAGCAGGAGAAGCCGTTccccaagctcgacaaggatGATCCGGAGCACGTCACCTGGCTGTTCCAGAAGGCCCTGATCCGCGCCCAAGAGTTTGGCATCTCGGGCGTGACGTATTCCCTAACGCAAGGTACCATCAAGAACATTATCCCGGCCATTGCATCCACCAATGCCATCATTGCTGCCGCCTGCTGTAACGAGGCCTTCAAGATTGCCACTGGCTCGGCCCCATGTCTGGGATTCGAGTCCAACTATATGATGTACTCGGGGAACGACAGCATCTACACCTACACTTTCAAgcatgagaagaaggatgactGCCCCGTCTGCGGACGCCAAGCCCGCCCTCTCGAAGTCGACCCCAAGACTACTCTGCAAGACCTTATCGACTCGTTCGCTGTACGACCCGAAgcccagctcaagaagccatccatccGCGCCGAGAGCAAGACCCTATACATGCAGTTCCCCCCTGGCCTAGAAGAGCAGACACGTCCCAACCTGAGCAAGTCACTCAatgagcttggtcttgaggaagGGCAGGAAATTGTAGTAACCGACCCCGCATTCCCCCTCGAgttcaacttcttcctcaagttcaagacGAGTTCCTGA
- a CDS encoding DNA-directed RNA polymerases I and III subunit RPAC1, with product MHPTQQAAWRRAPDAEETARRQTVGINKETVTNISSTDYPGHHPGEDAAFTIERFREGFSVGFHQNDQFLSSFSLVGIDASLANAFRRILLAEIPTLAVENVYIENNTSVIQDEVLAHRLGLVPFKGGREGLRDFLKWYKKPEPGEDPFSGCFDYNTVRLELNVTCTVNPDASPTENDPLKAYNNAHVYARDIVFVPTGRQVEYFSGEDAIAPTNPDILIAKLRPRQTINLAMHMHKGIGADHAKFSPVATASYRLLPTITITKPILGADADKFAKCFPQGVIGLERVTAEEAAQAGSGYEGHEGETKAVVVDAMKDTVSREVLRHEEFEGKVKLGRRRDHFIFSIESTGQWDSDELFLESVKHLKLKCKKLEQQVVNMVR from the exons ATGCATCCCACACAGCAGGCTGCGTGGAGGAGGGCTCCCGATGCGGAGGAAACTGCGCGCCGCCAG ACCGTCGGTATCAACAAGGAGACGGTGACCAACATCTCTTCGACCGACTACCCCGGACACCACCCCGGCGAGGACGCCGCCTTCACCATTGAGCGGTTCCGCGAGGGCTTCTCCGTGGGCTTCCACCAGAACGACCAGTTCCTGtcgtccttctccctcgtcgGCATCGACGCCTCGCTCGCCAACGCCTTCCgccgcatcctcctcgccgagatcCCCACGCTCGCCGTCGAGAACGTCTACATCGAGAACAACACCTCCGTGATCCAGGATGAGGTCCTCGCCCACCGACTCGGCCTCGTCCCCTTCAAGGGCGGCCGGGAGGGCCTCCGCGACTTCCTCAAGTGGTATAAGAAGCCCGAGCCCGGAGAGGACCCCTTCTCTGGATGCTTCGACTACAACACGGTCCGCCTCGAGCTCAACGTGACGTGCACCGTGAACCCGGACGCCTCTCCCACCGAGAACGACCCCCTCAAGGCCTACAACAACGCCCACGTCTACGCCCGCGACATCGTCTTTGTCCCCACGGGGAGGCAGGTCGAGTACTTTAGCGGGGAGGACGCCATCGCCCCGACGAACCCGgacatcctcatcgccaagCTGCGCCCGCGCCAGACCATCAACCTCGCCATGCACATGCACAAGGGCATCGGCGCCGACCACGCCAAGTTCTCCCCCGTCGCGACCGCCTCGTACCGCCTCCtgcccaccatcaccatcaccaagcccaTCCTGGGTGCCGACGCCGACAAGTTTGCCAAGTGCTTCCCCCAGGGTGTCATTGGTCTTGAGCGCgtcaccgccgaggaggctgcgCAGGCTGGCAGCGGTTACGAGGGCCACGAgggcgagaccaaggccgtGGTGGTGGATGCCATGAAGGACACGGTCAGCCGCGAGGTCCTACGGCATGAGGAGTttgagggcaaggtcaagctgggCCGGAGGAGAGatcacttcatcttctccatcgagAGCACAGGGCAGTGGGACAGCGACGAGCTTTTCCTCGAGTCGGTCAAGcacctcaagctcaagtgcaagaagctcgagcaGCAGGTTGTCAACATGGTGCGGTAG